In one Limosilactobacillus oris genomic region, the following are encoded:
- a CDS encoding DUF5986 family protein has product MGNEEVIDSILQVMKVTRRDVIDDFREAISDVNTNGLPQAVWARRAKVLVKIFKHNDRIKVLHIKRGFWEINPVFNTETGELYLLSSKDNFKNIKNKYLKNGTSTHYTYDLLIYNSGLLPLTSEVTLFQNNDDDEKRITENQKMLGEWYENVKKVYIVIVDYVVDEAIEASCLLLNDQYATVDEVNLTPLLHENDNDNKNLNGAMDNTDNKQHKPLVTLKKKQNKKE; this is encoded by the coding sequence ATGGGAAATGAAGAAGTAATTGATTCGATTTTACAAGTAATGAAGGTTACGCGACGCGATGTTATTGACGATTTTAGGGAAGCAATTTCGGATGTAAATACTAACGGGTTGCCACAAGCAGTGTGGGCACGCAGGGCTAAAGTGTTAGTAAAAATTTTTAAGCACAATGATAGAATAAAAGTGTTACATATTAAGAGGGGCTTTTGGGAAATAAATCCAGTTTTTAATACTGAAACTGGAGAGCTATATTTATTATCATCCAAGGATAACTTTAAAAATATAAAAAATAAATATTTAAAAAACGGAACTTCAACTCACTACACTTATGATTTACTCATTTATAATTCTGGACTATTGCCTTTGACAAGTGAAGTAACCTTGTTCCAAAATAATGACGATGATGAAAAAAGAATTACAGAGAATCAAAAAATGTTGGGTGAATGGTATGAGAATGTAAAGAAAGTTTATATCGTAATCGTCGATTACGTAGTTGATGAAGCTATTGAGGCAAGCTGTTTATTGCTCAATGATCAATATGCTACGGTAGATGAGGTTAATTTGACTCCATTGCTTCATGAGAATGATAATGACAATAAGAATTTGAATGGTGCTATGGATAATACTGATAATAAGCAACATAAGCCTCTAGTAACCTTAAAAAAGAAGCAAAATAAGAAAGAGTGA
- a CDS encoding XRE family transcriptional regulator, which yields MSMPFNGKRLKEARRFRKLSITDLSKNIKVSKQMISRYEHGDSIPSASNYQKIVLNLKFPLAFFQQEDKYSQEDLGTFYRSRLTSTQVEKQPSELKKKYLAILANLFEDYVDFPLLEDNIDFSSKPAVAAQELRNAWEIKGPVPDMTDLLERHGFKLALISSYSGKVDAFGSEIEINGKNYYCILIDSDNNSYFRQQFSLAHELGHWVLHSGKLQPQELDSVEYRTMENEANSFAANFLLPSLQFKKDILHKETSLNNYIILKRKWKVSISSMIYRANSLGLLTPNEFRNLQKRLSYNHWRKEEPFDKDFVIRKPVLMEQAFNLINQIELFDGNVINGLLEEKYGLALPLNVISELLGVPDEKLRNNGSNIVTYKS from the coding sequence ATGTCTATGCCATTTAATGGTAAGAGACTAAAAGAAGCAAGAAGGTTTAGAAAACTATCTATAACTGATTTATCTAAAAATATTAAAGTCTCAAAGCAAATGATTTCAAGATATGAACATGGCGATTCTATACCAAGCGCTAGTAATTATCAAAAAATAGTGCTCAATTTAAAATTTCCATTAGCGTTTTTCCAACAAGAAGATAAGTATAGTCAAGAAGACTTGGGAACATTCTATAGAAGCCGGCTCACGTCTACACAAGTTGAGAAACAACCAAGTGAGTTAAAGAAAAAGTATTTAGCTATTTTAGCAAATTTATTTGAAGACTATGTTGATTTCCCACTGTTAGAAGATAATATTGACTTTTCTTCTAAACCTGCTGTGGCTGCTCAAGAGCTTAGAAACGCTTGGGAAATAAAAGGACCAGTTCCTGATATGACCGATTTACTTGAAAGACATGGATTCAAACTTGCTCTGATATCGTCCTATTCAGGTAAAGTTGATGCGTTTGGTAGTGAGATTGAAATTAATGGTAAAAATTATTATTGTATTTTAATAGATTCGGATAATAATTCTTATTTTAGGCAACAATTTAGCTTAGCTCACGAACTTGGACATTGGGTTTTGCATTCGGGAAAGTTACAACCTCAAGAATTAGATTCAGTTGAATATAGGACTATGGAAAATGAAGCCAATTCTTTTGCTGCTAACTTTCTATTACCGTCGTTGCAATTTAAAAAAGATATTTTACATAAAGAAACAAGCCTTAATAATTATATTATTTTAAAACGTAAATGGAAGGTTTCCATTTCTAGTATGATATATCGTGCTAATTCATTAGGGTTACTTACTCCTAATGAATTTCGTAATTTACAGAAGCGATTAAGTTATAATCATTGGCGTAAGGAAGAACCGTTTGATAAAGATTTTGTTATAAGAAAGCCAGTTTTAATGGAGCAAGCATTTAATTTAATAAATCAAATTGAGCTTTTTGATGGTAACGTAATCAATGGACTATTAGAAGAGAAATATGGTCTTGCACTTCCATTAAATGTAATTTCAGAGTTATTGGGAGTTCCTGATGAAAAATTGAGGAATAATGGTTCTAATATAGTTACATATAAGAGTTAG
- a CDS encoding Eco57I restriction-modification methylase domain-containing protein, giving the protein MDVALENVQVKNMLNKAEEKFISTLSRQEQKQIGQFTTPQNIANYMSDRLLENNFCQKHSTFKILDPGAGTGVLGISLVQKIFSINSNAIVQIVSYENDNNALKVLRHNYKLIFKWAKNNNLKFTYTIKPQNYILDGYNLFDYGINNHENEYDLIISNPPYKKLRKDSEEATAMPFIVHGAPNLYGLFWAKSIIELKPNSNSIFIIPRSWMSGSYFTKLRQFIFSQGNISEIHSFEARKNKFGNAKVLQELVIVVFKKRSAINQIRYFTHNSVSLLDKTNYIMADKANVVVGKEQRIYLVNSKKDIETLKWANRFSSTVEKSGLKMKTGLTVCFRNKSLLEDEGSSENVPIIFSDNISKHSVHLNRKKDQFLKKKRNGLLQNNQDYIFVKRFSSKEEKRRIQTAYYNSSRFSKYDQISTDNKLNFVIAENDNLLKGAYLFLSSTKFDEYYRLLGSNTQVNSTEINTMKCPSKQQLIELGQEYDAQHLESMEQNMIDKLISNI; this is encoded by the coding sequence ATGGATGTGGCATTAGAAAATGTTCAGGTGAAAAACATGCTGAACAAGGCTGAGGAGAAATTTATAAGTACGCTTAGTCGTCAGGAACAAAAGCAAATTGGTCAATTTACTACACCGCAAAATATTGCAAATTATATGTCTGATAGACTATTGGAAAATAATTTTTGCCAAAAACATTCAACTTTTAAAATATTAGATCCAGGTGCTGGTACGGGTGTGTTAGGAATATCACTTGTGCAGAAAATATTTTCGATAAATAGTAATGCAATTGTCCAAATTGTTTCTTATGAAAATGATAACAATGCTTTAAAAGTTTTAAGGCATAACTATAAATTAATATTTAAATGGGCTAAAAATAATAATTTAAAATTCACATATACAATAAAACCACAAAATTATATTTTGGACGGATATAACTTATTTGATTATGGAATTAATAATCACGAAAATGAATATGATTTAATTATTTCAAACCCTCCATATAAAAAACTAAGAAAGGATAGTGAAGAAGCTACGGCAATGCCTTTTATTGTACATGGAGCTCCTAATCTGTATGGGTTGTTTTGGGCAAAATCAATAATTGAATTAAAGCCAAATTCAAATTCTATATTTATTATTCCCCGTTCATGGATGAGCGGTTCTTATTTTACTAAATTGCGTCAGTTTATTTTTTCTCAAGGAAATATAAGTGAAATACATTCTTTCGAGGCAAGAAAAAATAAATTCGGGAATGCAAAGGTTTTACAGGAATTGGTTATTGTTGTTTTTAAAAAAAGGTCAGCGATTAATCAGATTAGATACTTTACACATAATAGTGTTTCTTTGCTTGACAAGACAAACTATATAATGGCTGATAAAGCCAATGTAGTTGTTGGAAAAGAGCAAAGAATATACTTAGTTAATAGTAAAAAGGATATTGAAACTTTAAAATGGGCTAATAGATTTTCAAGTACGGTTGAAAAGTCTGGTTTAAAAATGAAGACTGGATTAACAGTATGTTTCCGTAATAAAAGTTTATTAGAGGATGAAGGTTCAAGTGAAAATGTACCTATTATTTTTAGTGATAATATCAGTAAGCATTCTGTTCATCTTAATAGAAAAAAAGACCAATTTTTAAAAAAGAAACGTAACGGATTACTCCAAAACAATCAAGATTATATCTTTGTAAAACGGTTCTCCTCAAAAGAAGAAAAGCGAAGAATTCAAACCGCATACTATAATTCTTCAAGATTTAGCAAATATGATCAAATCAGTACTGATAATAAATTAAATTTTGTTATTGCAGAAAATGATAACCTTTTAAAAGGAGCATACTTATTTCTATCATCAACTAAATTTGATGAATACTATCGTCTTTTAGGAAGCAATACTCAGGTAAATTCTACTGAGATAAATACGATGAAATGTCCAAGTAAACAACAGCTTATTGAACTAGGACAAGAGTACGATGCTCAACACCTAGAGAGTATGGAACAGAATATGATAGATAAATTAATTTCTAATATATAA
- a CDS encoding BsuBI/PstI family type II restriction endonuclease: protein MSNNKLDDVCEILKDVEFSNDINTNNMAVRFIVAATRITNEMEWENATNDGISMHESRLFLNSNYDTNLKENTRESLRKNGAKKLETVGLARNNESEGIATNSSKFKWYLNDDFFDLVKSYGTSSYEKLLQKFLPNRESRIQLLRSTREKTMIPIKYQGHNFKLTPGAHNILHKEVIEKFAPKFAGGSELLYVGDTANKSLIFEKSKLRQLGFPITMHKIIPDIILYNEKKRWLFLVEAVSSTGPMSIDRVTQIKNNYKGNAGLIFVTAFQNWSVYKKFVSKIAWETEIWIADFPDHMIHMNGDRFMGPR from the coding sequence ATGAGTAATAATAAACTAGACGATGTATGTGAAATATTAAAAGATGTTGAATTTAGTAATGACATAAACACTAACAATATGGCAGTGAGATTTATTGTTGCCGCAACTAGAATTACTAATGAAATGGAATGGGAAAATGCTACTAATGATGGAATAAGTATGCATGAGTCTCGTCTATTCTTAAATAGTAACTATGATACTAACTTAAAAGAGAATACACGAGAATCATTAAGAAAAAATGGAGCAAAGAAATTAGAAACGGTGGGCCTTGCTAGAAACAATGAGTCTGAGGGGATAGCAACTAATTCTAGTAAATTTAAATGGTATTTGAATGATGATTTTTTTGATCTTGTTAAAAGCTATGGTACAAGTAGCTATGAAAAGCTATTACAAAAATTTCTACCCAATAGGGAATCAAGAATCCAGCTATTAAGGTCAACAAGAGAAAAAACTATGATCCCTATTAAGTACCAAGGTCATAATTTTAAATTAACTCCGGGTGCTCATAATATTCTCCATAAAGAAGTTATTGAAAAGTTTGCACCTAAATTTGCGGGCGGTTCTGAATTGCTTTATGTGGGGGATACTGCAAATAAAAGCTTGATTTTTGAGAAAAGTAAATTGCGGCAATTGGGATTTCCAATTACAATGCATAAAATTATTCCAGATATTATTTTATATAATGAGAAGAAACGATGGTTGTTTTTGGTTGAAGCAGTATCAAGTACTGGACCAATGTCGATAGATCGTGTTACTCAGATAAAGAATAATTATAAAGGTAATGCAGGGTTAATCTTTGTTACGGCGTTCCAAAATTGGAGTGTCTACAAAAAGTTTGTTAGCAAGATTGCG